From Flavobacterium alkalisoli, the proteins below share one genomic window:
- a CDS encoding PorP/SprF family type IX secretion system membrane protein, with product MKRIAIIITTLLAFNTSWAQDPIFTQYFMVPQTVNPSFTAFMETTSIGVMHRTQWPDASLKINSDYAFLNTWAEEMNSGFGVNFLSQRESFTNYQLSQVNASYAYRVQISDFWYFHPAIEVGFGTKSYGFQNLVLEDQLNLGTGVIDASSIDPLALNEKITFFDIGAGVLFNNEECWIGASLKHLNKPNISFSQAGNLPLEMLFSLNAGYEFKLSNFTNTFLPYNSKLLFTGNFMQQAKYNRFDLGMGIIFERVFVGAIAATNPAKNNGNSKLLTSINPYFGLKYEHFKIGYSYDVLTNNMGRTGGIHEFSLIYQFNWEKQCQGCPDYY from the coding sequence ATGAAAAGAATAGCAATAATTATAACCACACTATTGGCATTTAATACAAGTTGGGCTCAGGATCCTATTTTTACTCAGTATTTTATGGTGCCTCAAACCGTAAACCCAAGTTTTACGGCTTTTATGGAAACAACTTCTATTGGTGTAATGCACCGGACTCAATGGCCGGATGCTTCACTGAAAATAAATAGTGATTATGCCTTTTTAAACACATGGGCAGAAGAAATGAACAGCGGATTTGGAGTAAACTTCTTAAGCCAGAGAGAATCGTTTACAAACTATCAGCTTTCTCAGGTAAATGCCTCTTATGCATACAGGGTACAGATATCTGATTTCTGGTATTTTCACCCTGCTATTGAAGTAGGGTTTGGTACCAAGTCATACGGATTTCAGAATCTGGTACTCGAAGATCAGCTAAACCTTGGCACGGGAGTAATTGATGCTTCCAGTATAGACCCATTGGCGCTTAATGAGAAAATTACCTTTTTTGACATCGGTGCCGGAGTATTATTTAACAACGAAGAATGTTGGATTGGAGCTTCCTTAAAGCACCTTAACAAACCTAATATCTCATTTAGCCAGGCAGGTAATTTACCTTTAGAAATGCTTTTCTCCCTAAATGCAGGCTATGAGTTTAAACTTTCCAATTTTACTAATACCTTCCTACCCTACAATTCCAAATTACTTTTTACAGGTAATTTTATGCAGCAGGCCAAATACAACAGGTTTGATTTAGGTATGGGAATTATTTTTGAAAGAGTATTTGTAGGAGCAATAGCGGCTACAAATCCGGCAAAAAATAACGGAAACAGTAAATTGCTTACTTCCATAAACCCTTATTTCGGATTGAAATATGAGCATTTTAAAATTGGCTATTCATATGATGTCTTAACCAACAATATGGGAAGAACCGGAGGGATACATGAATTCTCCCTGATATATCAGTTTAACTGGGAAAAACAATGCCAGGGTTGCCCTGATTATTATTAA
- a CDS encoding PorP/SprF family type IX secretion system membrane protein, with product MRKIYLAALVALCGLADVSAQQDPHYTQYMYNMNVINPAYAGSKENLSFGLLYRKQWVDIQDSPTTATFSGSSPVGKNVGLGLSVINDQIGPVKETNTYADFSYTLNLGGEHRLALGLKAGATFHDVGLYSDIGNGYVPAPGDPAFSENVNNTYFNIGAGFFYYTQKYYVAFSVPNMLKSKHLDLTQSGTDLQFGSEVQHYFLTGGYVFQLSDNVKLKPSFMLKSAFNVSPSIDGSLNALFFERFEIGATYRLDDSFGGMVNYRITPNLRLGYAYDHIVSDLNITTPASHEVMLLFDLNFPKKVSRSPRYF from the coding sequence ATGAGAAAAATATACCTTGCCGCTTTGGTGGCATTGTGTGGCCTTGCCGATGTTTCTGCACAGCAGGACCCGCACTATACGCAGTACATGTATAACATGAACGTGATCAACCCTGCCTATGCGGGCTCGAAGGAGAATTTGTCCTTTGGGTTATTGTACCGCAAACAGTGGGTTGACATCCAGGATTCCCCAACCACGGCAACCTTCTCGGGCAGCAGTCCTGTTGGTAAGAATGTGGGATTGGGCCTATCTGTAATCAACGACCAGATTGGTCCTGTAAAGGAGACCAACACCTATGCGGACTTCTCCTACACCCTTAACTTAGGTGGAGAGCACCGCCTTGCCCTTGGCCTTAAGGCCGGAGCAACGTTCCACGATGTGGGGCTATACAGTGACATCGGTAACGGATATGTACCGGCGCCGGGCGACCCTGCCTTCAGTGAGAACGTTAACAACACCTATTTCAACATAGGTGCAGGATTCTTCTACTACACCCAGAAGTACTATGTGGCCTTCTCGGTACCGAACATGCTTAAGAGCAAGCACCTTGACCTTACCCAAAGCGGAACTGACCTTCAGTTCGGATCGGAAGTTCAGCACTACTTCCTAACGGGGGGTTACGTATTCCAGTTATCGGATAACGTAAAGCTAAAACCCTCTTTCATGTTAAAATCAGCCTTCAACGTATCGCCTTCTATAGACGGTTCACTGAATGCGCTGTTCTTTGAGCGCTTTGAGATCGGGGCCACCTACAGGCTTGATGACTCTTTTGGTGGTATGGTCAACTACAGGATTACCCCTAACCTTAGGCTGGGTTATGCCTATGACCATATTGTTTCCGACCTTAACATCACTACCCCAGCCTCGCATGAGGTAATGCTGTTATTCGATTTGAACTTCCCTAAGAAAGTATCACGTTCACCACGTTATTTCTAA
- a CDS encoding OmpA family protein, with protein sequence MPTRANLASARVSILDERNNVIETRTADAGGKVVYNVDCDRAYTIQASMTGYEQNSFPIAKTHGGEVNVMADLKPIEEIVKEVVVELNDIFFEFDKSNITKEAAFELDKLVEVMNNNKEMTIMVKAHTDNRGSDQYNMNLSNRRAKSTVQYVISKGIAKERISGQGYGESQPLVDCKDKCTEEEHAKNRRSEFVIVKK encoded by the coding sequence ATGCCAACACGGGCAAACCTGGCAAGCGCCAGGGTATCGATCCTTGATGAGAGGAACAATGTTATTGAGACCAGAACGGCAGATGCAGGAGGTAAGGTGGTTTACAATGTTGATTGTGACAGGGCCTATACCATCCAGGCAAGCATGACGGGTTATGAGCAGAACAGCTTCCCGATTGCCAAAACCCATGGTGGTGAGGTGAACGTTATGGCTGACCTGAAACCGATCGAGGAGATCGTGAAAGAAGTTGTAGTGGAACTTAACGACATCTTCTTTGAATTTGATAAGAGTAACATCACCAAAGAGGCAGCCTTTGAGTTAGACAAACTGGTAGAGGTTATGAACAATAACAAGGAAATGACGATCATGGTTAAGGCACACACCGATAACCGTGGTAGTGACCAGTACAACATGAACCTGTCGAACAGGAGGGCAAAATCTACCGTTCAGTATGTCATCTCCAAAGGCATTGCCAAGGAGCGCATCTCAGGACAGGGTTATGGTGAGAGCCAGCCGCTTGTTGACTGTAAAGACAAATGTACAGAGGAAGAGCATGCTAAGAACAGACGCTCGGAGTTTGTAATCGTGAAGAAATAA
- a CDS encoding PKD domain-containing protein translates to MKQFYVLFAPLLFFFTLPALSGTVSVFDIDPPVIIGPSTLCGPGNVTLNATAVPSAQISWYDAETDGNLLSTGPSFSVNPLSVTTTYYAEATLDDETSTRTSFTVTVADPPVINDVDFVDNQCSGLDILFSPDISNGTAPFTYSWNFDDGVTSTETTPSHPFNSIGCGTQVFDVTLTVTDANGCSATYTTPVTIKQKPDVAIEDQNVFSPFSNCDNSPSQGSSNYTITIDNISQNTCANNYSIDWGDGNTETNLAFTDFPLDHTYTQLGSFNLAVTAFGANGCNNTQVYVVANQSNPAGSLGTLGSTTGLCAPAIVPFTIGNWELNSPGTTYILDFGDETSVTLNHPLTETTIYHSYAATSCPNGSYTATLTVTNACDSTPYTAGNVQVRINPTAQFTGPARACINENVCFTNTTLQGTFGASCNELTTYTWNFGDPSSPNNEVVVNSTGIPNQCHTFSAPGIYTVTLTTANPCGDSNYTQTICIESPLAPDFTLNTIEGCAPLLIETTNITDESNSCNVIYNWSATFVPEECDSNAAPEWVFANGTTADSDEADFTFNAAGTYTIRLIATNICGSEQITKTVTVIRPPTVTIDPIDDLCGATEVTITPTVTLTECNGGAPTYLWNFPGGTPSTSTDEAPSVTYTTSGSHTFSVEVTNACGTVSDSESIIIGPIVFAEAGDDVTICPGSTTLEGTATGGSGSGYTYSWSPTTGLTGANTATPQASPTSTTTYTLTVTDSNGCTATDEVTVFVNELNQGAIAASQTICNGGDPVVFTEVTPATAQGTISYQWESSVTSNITGYTDIAGATDATYDPPIATQNTWYRRKVTSTLNGVECTATTNFVEIIINNVYEGIIEDDQTICTGGDPNPIIVSIPATGQGALTYQWQSSTDNITFTDIAGATADTYNPGVLTATTYYRRVVTSTSNGVACTAVGNTVTITVEPDPVIDVQPLATQSLCQNAPATTLEVTASGGIGTFNYQWYSNTANDNTSGTPVTGATAATFTPPTDIAGTLYYYCVVSQTGLGCTVTSQTAEVNIIAAPVFSEQPLSSDVCLNGTPNTLSVAYTNGTGTPTYQWYSNTVDDSTTGTEIAGATSPTYIPSTTTEGTTYYYCVITFPVGGCSLITSDTAEVNVRAIPAITVQPTETQSLCVGGTASELSVAYDSDGGNATYQWYSNTTNSNTGGTIIAGADQANYTPSAFTAEGTYYYYVTIDFENNGCGNLTSEVAEVIVVQDPIVTQQPLATQSLCQSPFAQDLTVTATGGVGLLSYQWYSNTTNNNTGGTEIAGATADTYSPPATTVGTTYYYCIITAEGSGCNVTSDTAEVIVNPSPIVSTQPQSEDLCLGQPISELNVDYTNGTGTPTYQWYSNTVNDTTTGTPIAGATSATYQPTDTNPGTLYYYCEIVFPIEGCSVILSETAAISIYALPSVNDINEETCSNETFTVIPTDGNGNNVPANTMYTWTAPAGTGFTGGSAQATPQSEISQTLTNTTNAPVTATYTVTPVVNNCNGETFTVVITLYPAATLEDGELLVCSGSDFSYDPATNAVILPAGTVYQWDVPVVTSGITGGASGSGELVVTGNLTNPTTTNQTATYTVTPVSPEGNCLGEPFNLVVTVSSEFAVTSDVSDYNGFQISTSGATDGWINLTPTGGSGTYTYSWTGPDGFTADTQNIENLGEGTYTVIISDGLCNDIELTILINAPLPLTIGEADASHVDVSCFGASTGVIEVEITQVSIAPFDYVLMLEDGTVIETVEDTFAENYVFDNLPAGNYTVQVTDANGTAKTIEDIIITQPESGIAITEAVVSDFNGFGISCFGNQDGSIDLTVEGGYPGYTYNWTGPNGFTADTQDISNLNPGTYTVVINDTTGACPVTESYEITEPQPIAYTSTVSNYNGFNVSCFGGNNGAISIFPTGGNSDYVYQWTGPNGFTSNEQNLTGLFAGSYELTLTDTNNCSATGSTYTLTEPEEIIITETHVNVICFGDATGEIDVTVTGGVLIAGYLYNWTGPNGFTSANEDLIGITAGAYTLTITDDLGCNETITVTITEQPEIIIIPTTTPITCYGADNASISLAISGGNPPYTAQWSNLATGTFQDNLGAGTYTITVTDESNCTKTIAVVIDEAPVFTVNPVYTNITCHGANDGSIALNLIGGIAPVTLTWSDGSTAGTTRNNLGPGTYTATIVDGTPCEIVRTFTIVEPAALTLNANITHATDCDDTMSGAIDLLVAGGTPPYTYDWSNGESTQDLTNITSGNYFVEVTDANGCTNSATYSITRPEPITLEITTDIVFDCDTQYVRQVNIAHASGGVPPFQYTWTSGEVSGQNGQYMSTDQNGTVIVTATDFMGCTATQTFEVDTQQLGEAFFTAESYAHTTYNIYSIMDPVTFINESTGDYTEVSWDFGDGSFSSELDPTHTYVREGTYTVTLTVVYPYGCTDTYSIVLEITKGYEVMIPNAFTPNADGVNDTFSALYKGFKSIELNVYDTWGSLIYSEKGEVIRGWNGYIQDVPSENGNYYYRINAETFYGQFVNFEGPFVLIK, encoded by the coding sequence ATGAAACAATTTTACGTTCTTTTCGCGCCCCTGCTATTTTTTTTCACGTTACCGGCTTTATCAGGCACCGTAAGTGTTTTTGATATAGATCCACCGGTAATAATAGGTCCGTCTACATTGTGCGGACCCGGAAATGTTACATTAAATGCAACTGCTGTACCTTCGGCTCAAATTTCGTGGTATGATGCAGAAACAGACGGTAACTTATTAAGTACCGGTCCAAGCTTTAGTGTCAATCCGTTATCGGTAACCACGACCTATTATGCTGAAGCAACCCTTGACGATGAAACTTCAACAAGGACATCATTTACGGTTACTGTAGCTGATCCTCCGGTAATAAACGATGTCGATTTTGTAGACAATCAGTGTTCCGGACTGGATATACTTTTCTCTCCGGATATCAGTAACGGTACAGCGCCCTTTACCTATTCATGGAACTTTGACGACGGAGTGACTTCTACAGAAACTACTCCCTCACATCCTTTTAACAGTATAGGATGTGGTACTCAGGTTTTTGATGTTACCTTAACCGTTACCGATGCAAACGGATGTAGCGCAACCTACACTACTCCGGTAACTATTAAGCAAAAGCCGGATGTAGCTATTGAGGACCAGAATGTATTTAGTCCTTTCAGTAATTGTGACAACAGTCCGTCTCAGGGTAGTTCCAATTACACCATTACTATAGATAATATTTCGCAAAACACCTGCGCTAATAATTATTCCATAGACTGGGGAGACGGTAATACGGAAACAAACCTGGCATTTACCGATTTCCCGTTAGATCATACTTATACTCAGTTAGGCTCCTTTAATCTTGCTGTTACGGCATTTGGTGCTAATGGCTGCAACAATACTCAGGTTTATGTGGTGGCCAACCAAAGCAACCCGGCAGGAAGTTTAGGTACATTAGGTTCTACAACGGGGCTTTGTGCTCCGGCAATAGTACCATTTACCATAGGCAACTGGGAGCTGAACTCACCGGGAACAACCTACATACTTGATTTTGGTGATGAAACATCTGTAACGCTAAACCACCCACTTACAGAAACCACAATTTACCATAGTTATGCAGCGACTTCATGCCCTAACGGAAGTTATACGGCAACACTTACTGTTACAAATGCATGTGACAGTACTCCATATACAGCCGGTAATGTACAGGTACGGATAAATCCTACCGCACAATTTACAGGTCCTGCAAGAGCTTGTATTAATGAAAATGTATGCTTTACAAATACTACATTACAGGGAACCTTTGGAGCTAGTTGTAATGAACTGACAACATATACATGGAATTTTGGAGACCCGTCTTCACCCAATAATGAAGTAGTTGTGAACAGTACAGGAATACCGAACCAATGCCATACTTTCTCGGCTCCCGGTATTTATACGGTTACACTAACAACCGCAAACCCTTGTGGTGACTCTAACTATACACAAACAATTTGTATTGAGAGTCCGCTTGCACCGGATTTTACCCTGAATACTATAGAAGGTTGTGCTCCGCTACTTATTGAAACAACAAATATTACAGACGAAAGCAATTCATGTAATGTTATCTATAACTGGAGTGCAACATTTGTTCCGGAAGAATGTGATTCTAACGCTGCTCCGGAATGGGTTTTTGCCAATGGCACTACTGCTGATTCTGATGAAGCTGATTTCACTTTCAATGCCGCAGGTACATATACCATAAGACTTATCGCTACTAATATTTGTGGTAGTGAACAGATAACAAAAACAGTTACGGTAATAAGACCTCCAACAGTAACTATAGATCCTATAGATGATTTATGTGGTGCTACCGAGGTAACCATAACACCAACGGTAACCCTTACCGAATGTAATGGTGGTGCACCTACTTACCTGTGGAACTTCCCAGGAGGTACACCATCTACCTCTACAGATGAAGCACCGAGTGTAACTTATACTACATCGGGCTCTCACACTTTTAGTGTTGAAGTTACCAATGCCTGTGGTACCGTATCCGATTCAGAGTCAATAATTATTGGTCCAATCGTGTTTGCTGAAGCCGGTGACGATGTTACTATCTGTCCGGGCAGTACTACTCTAGAAGGAACAGCAACAGGAGGCTCAGGATCAGGATATACCTACAGTTGGTCGCCAACTACAGGTTTAACGGGAGCAAACACAGCTACCCCTCAGGCCTCACCAACAAGTACAACAACTTATACACTAACCGTAACGGATTCTAACGGTTGTACCGCTACCGATGAAGTTACCGTATTTGTAAATGAACTGAATCAGGGAGCTATAGCTGCCTCACAAACCATTTGTAATGGTGGTGATCCTGTAGTCTTTACAGAAGTTACCCCGGCTACTGCACAAGGCACGATTAGCTATCAGTGGGAAAGCTCTGTAACAAGTAACATAACAGGTTATACTGATATTGCGGGAGCTACAGATGCTACTTATGATCCGCCAATTGCAACTCAAAATACCTGGTACAGAAGAAAAGTAACCAGTACCTTAAACGGTGTGGAATGTACCGCTACTACTAACTTTGTAGAGATAATAATAAACAATGTTTATGAAGGTATAATTGAAGATGACCAAACCATATGTACAGGTGGTGATCCAAACCCGATTATAGTTTCAATTCCGGCAACAGGTCAGGGAGCACTTACCTATCAATGGCAAAGCTCAACAGATAATATCACCTTTACAGATATAGCTGGGGCAACAGCAGATACTTATAATCCGGGAGTGCTTACCGCTACAACATATTACAGACGTGTTGTTACCAGTACCTCTAACGGAGTTGCCTGTACTGCAGTAGGTAACACTGTTACCATAACCGTAGAACCAGACCCGGTAATAGACGTACAGCCATTAGCTACCCAATCGCTTTGTCAAAATGCACCGGCCACTACGCTGGAAGTTACAGCTTCGGGAGGTATAGGTACATTTAATTACCAGTGGTACAGCAATACGGCTAACGATAACACTTCGGGCACACCCGTAACAGGAGCAACAGCAGCCACGTTTACCCCGCCTACAGATATTGCAGGTACATTATATTACTACTGCGTTGTATCTCAAACCGGGTTGGGATGTACTGTTACTTCACAAACTGCCGAGGTAAACATTATAGCAGCTCCTGTTTTTAGTGAGCAACCTCTTTCCAGCGATGTATGTTTAAACGGTACGCCCAATACGCTTTCTGTTGCTTATACAAACGGTACAGGAACGCCAACCTATCAATGGTATTCTAATACTGTTGATGACAGTACAACAGGAACCGAAATTGCAGGAGCTACAAGCCCAACCTACATACCTTCTACCACAACAGAAGGCACAACTTATTACTATTGTGTGATTACCTTTCCTGTAGGCGGATGTTCGCTGATAACATCAGATACTGCCGAAGTGAATGTAAGGGCTATACCTGCCATAACTGTACAACCAACCGAAACACAAAGCTTATGTGTAGGCGGTACTGCTTCTGAGCTAAGTGTAGCTTATGACAGTGACGGAGGTAATGCTACCTATCAATGGTACAGCAATACCACAAACAGCAATACAGGCGGTACAATAATAGCCGGAGCAGATCAGGCTAATTATACACCTTCTGCTTTTACAGCCGAAGGAACTTATTATTACTATGTAACTATTGATTTTGAAAACAACGGATGTGGTAACCTTACCAGCGAAGTAGCTGAAGTTATTGTAGTACAGGATCCGATAGTAACACAACAACCATTGGCAACCCAGTCATTATGCCAAAGTCCGTTTGCACAAGATCTGACTGTAACCGCTACAGGCGGGGTAGGATTACTTTCTTACCAATGGTACAGTAATACAACAAACAACAATACAGGAGGAACTGAAATAGCAGGCGCAACAGCAGATACCTATTCCCCTCCTGCCACAACAGTAGGAACAACCTATTACTACTGTATAATTACAGCAGAAGGATCAGGTTGTAATGTAACAAGCGATACCGCAGAGGTTATTGTAAACCCTTCTCCTATAGTAAGTACACAACCACAATCAGAAGACCTTTGTTTGGGTCAACCGATATCAGAACTTAATGTGGACTATACTAACGGTACAGGTACACCAACCTACCAATGGTATAGTAATACAGTAAACGATACAACTACAGGTACTCCTATTGCAGGAGCAACATCTGCTACATACCAGCCAACAGACACTAATCCGGGAACTTTATATTACTATTGCGAAATTGTATTCCCAATCGAAGGCTGTTCCGTAATCCTGTCAGAAACTGCTGCGATATCAATCTACGCGCTACCGTCGGTTAACGATATTAATGAAGAAACCTGTAGTAACGAAACATTTACCGTTATACCTACTGACGGTAACGGAAATAATGTTCCTGCAAACACTATGTACACCTGGACAGCTCCGGCAGGTACAGGCTTTACAGGTGGCAGTGCTCAGGCGACTCCGCAATCGGAAATCAGCCAGACATTAACCAATACTACAAACGCTCCGGTTACGGCTACCTATACGGTTACACCTGTTGTAAATAACTGTAACGGTGAAACATTTACGGTTGTGATTACCCTATACCCTGCTGCAACTCTTGAAGATGGCGAACTACTTGTGTGTAGCGGAAGTGACTTTAGTTATGACCCTGCCACAAATGCGGTAATACTTCCGGCAGGAACAGTATACCAATGGGATGTTCCTGTAGTTACAAGTGGTATTACTGGAGGTGCATCGGGAAGCGGTGAACTGGTGGTTACAGGTAACTTAACCAACCCAACAACCACTAACCAAACAGCAACTTATACTGTTACTCCTGTGTCTCCGGAGGGTAACTGTTTGGGCGAACCGTTTAATCTTGTGGTTACGGTTAGTTCTGAGTTTGCTGTTACATCAGATGTATCTGATTATAACGGCTTCCAGATAAGTACATCAGGAGCTACAGACGGTTGGATAAACCTTACCCCTACAGGTGGTTCGGGAACTTACACATACAGCTGGACTGGTCCTGACGGATTTACAGCCGATACCCAAAATATTGAAAACTTAGGAGAAGGAACTTATACAGTTATTATAAGCGATGGTTTATGTAACGATATAGAACTTACCATACTAATCAATGCGCCGCTTCCGCTTACTATTGGCGAAGCTGATGCAAGCCATGTGGATGTTAGCTGTTTTGGAGCAAGCACAGGTGTTATTGAAGTTGAAATTACACAGGTTTCCATTGCTCCTTTTGATTATGTACTAATGCTAGAAGATGGTACCGTAATAGAAACTGTTGAAGATACTTTTGCCGAAAATTATGTATTCGACAATTTACCGGCAGGCAATTACACCGTTCAGGTTACTGATGCAAACGGTACCGCAAAAACAATTGAAGATATCATTATAACACAACCGGAATCGGGTATTGCGATTACAGAAGCTGTAGTTTCCGATTTTAACGGATTTGGAATCAGCTGTTTTGGTAATCAGGATGGTAGTATAGACCTTACTGTAGAGGGCGGTTATCCGGGATATACATATAACTGGACAGGTCCAAACGGTTTTACAGCAGATACTCAGGACATCAGCAACCTTAATCCGGGTACCTATACTGTAGTAATTAACGATACTACGGGAGCGTGTCCGGTAACCGAAAGCTATGAAATTACAGAGCCACAACCGATAGCCTATACCAGTACGGTTTCAAACTACAACGGATTTAACGTAAGTTGTTTTGGAGGAAATAATGGTGCAATATCCATATTCCCCACCGGAGGTAATTCTGATTATGTTTACCAATGGACAGGACCTAACGGCTTTACATCAAACGAACAAAATCTTACAGGATTATTTGCCGGTAGTTATGAACTTACATTAACTGACACCAATAACTGTAGCGCTACAGGCAGTACTTATACATTAACGGAACCGGAAGAGATTATAATTACCGAAACTCATGTAAATGTTATTTGTTTTGGTGACGCCACCGGAGAAATAGATGTTACTGTTACAGGTGGTGTACTTATAGCAGGTTACCTGTACAACTGGACAGGCCCTAACGGCTTTACTTCTGCCAATGAAGATCTAATTGGTATAACTGCAGGGGCCTATACATTAACAATTACAGATGATTTAGGATGTAATGAAACCATTACGGTTACTATAACCGAACAGCCGGAAATAATAATTATACCTACCACTACTCCTATTACCTGTTATGGAGCAGATAATGCTTCCATATCATTAGCCATATCGGGTGGTAACCCTCCTTACACAGCACAATGGAGCAACCTTGCAACAGGAACATTTCAGGATAACTTAGGGGCAGGAACTTATACCATTACAGTAACTGATGAAAGCAATTGTACCAAAACAATAGCTGTAGTAATAGACGAAGCACCTGTATTTACGGTAAATCCGGTTTATACTAATATCACCTGTCATGGGGCTAACGATGGTAGTATTGCGCTTAACCTTATAGGTGGTATTGCTCCGGTAACACTTACATGGAGTGATGGTTCTACAGCAGGTACAACACGTAATAACTTAGGACCTGGTACCTATACAGCCACTATTGTTGATGGTACTCCTTGTGAAATCGTAAGGACATTTACCATTGTTGAGCCAGCCGCTTTAACGCTGAATGCGAATATTACTCATGCTACCGACTGTGATGATACCATGAGCGGCGCTATAGACCTGTTGGTTGCGGGAGGTACTCCTCCTTACACCTACGATTGGTCTAACGGAGAATCTACACAAGATCTTACTAATATAACTTCGGGCAACTACTTTGTTGAGGTTACAGATGCTAATGGTTGCACTAACTCGGCAACATACTCCATAACACGCCCTGAGCCTATTACGCTTGAGATTACAACTGATATCGTATTTGATTGTGACACCCAATATGTAAGACAGGTTAATATTGCCCATGCATCGGGTGGTGTTCCTCCTTTCCAATATACATGGACAAGTGGTGAAGTAAGCGGGCAAAATGGTCAGTACATGAGCACCGACCAAAACGGTACTGTGATTGTTACCGCAACCGACTTTATGGGATGTACTGCAACACAAACTTTTGAAGTGGATACACAACAGTTGGGCGAAGCATTCTTTACAGCAGAATCTTATGCTCACACCACATACAATATCTATTCAATTATGGATCCTGTAACTTTTATAAATGAATCTACAGGAGATTATACCGAAGTATCATGGGATTTTGGAGACGGAAGTTTCTCCAGCGAACTGGATCCAACTCACACTTATGTAAGGGAAGGTACTTACACAGTTACATTAACTGTAGTATATCCTTACGGATGTACAGACACTTACAGTATTGTACTGGAAATCACTAAAGGTTATGAAGTAATGATTCCTAATGCATTTACACCAAATGCCGATGGTGTTAATGATACGTTTAGTGCACTATACAAAGGTTTCAAGAGTATTGAGTTGAATGTGTATGATACATGGGGTTCCCTTATCTACTCCGAAAAAGGAGAAGTTATCAGAGGATGGAACGGTTACATTCAGGATGTTCCGTCTGAAAATGGTAATTACTATTACCGAATCAATGCCGAAACGTTTTACGGCCAGTTTGTAAATTTTGAGGGACCTTTTGTATTAATTAAGTAG